The following are encoded in a window of Cydia amplana chromosome 20, ilCydAmpl1.1, whole genome shotgun sequence genomic DNA:
- the LOC134657691 gene encoding uncharacterized protein LOC134657691: MQQVAGLPCEVTSLIKYWYHTQKNSVRWAGVCSEEYRLECGVRQGGISSPRLFNLYINGLIEELSNASVGCSVDGVFMNNFSYADDMVLLAPSLGALQTLIGVCERYAGTHGLKYNAKKSEFLLFKAGAKTYEVLPPITLCGTNLNRVRHFKYLGHWVTDDLCDNMDIERERRALSVRCNMLARRFAGCTKEVKITLFRAYCQCFYTCNLWVNFTQRTYSALRVQYNDAFRMLLGFRRRCSASGMFAEASVDGFHAIIRKRCASLLDRLLGSPSSILRVFAGRWDSPMMRRWIGLHSSFVNYDS; this comes from the coding sequence ATGCAGCAAGTTGCCGGTCTTCCTTGTGAGGTAACCTCCCTTATTAAATACTGGTACCATACTCAGAAGAACAGCGTGAGATGGGCCGGTGTGTGTTCGGAGGAGTACAGGTTGGAGTGCGGCGTGAGACAGGGGGGGATTTCGTCTCCTCGGCTATTCAACCTGTACATCAACGGACTGATTGAGGAGCTGAGCAACGCCAGTGTCGGATGCTCGGTTGACGGTGTTTTTATGAACAACTTCAGCTATGCAGACGACATGGTGTTGCTGGCGCCATCTCTGGGTGCTTTGCAAACCCTAATCGGTGTCTGTGAGAGATACGCAGGAACCCATGGACTCAAATATAACGCCAAGAAAAGCGAATTCTTACTTTTCAAAGCGGGTGCTAAAACGTATGAGGTCCTGCCACCGATTACTCTATGTGGCACAAACCTGAACAGAGTCAGGCACTTCAAATATCTGGGTCACTGGGTCACTGATGATCTCTGTGATAACATGGACATCGAGAGGGAGAGACGGGCGCTGTCCGTCCGCTGCAATATGTTGGCACGTAGGTTTGCAGGGTGCACTAAGGAAGTCAAAATAACTCTATTCAGGGCATACTGCCAGTGCTTCTACACATGCAACCTATGGGTCAATTTTACGCAGAGGACGTACAGCGCTCTTCGAGTGCAATATAATGATGCCTTCAGGATGTTGCTCGGTTTTCGAAGGAGGTGTAGTGCGTCGGGCATGTTTGCGGAGGCAAGTGTTGATGGCTTCCATGCGATTATAAGGAAACGCTGTGCCTCCTTGCTCGATAGGCTGCTGGGGAGTCCGAGCAGCATCCTGAGGGTATTTGCCGGGAGGTGGGACTCACCGATGATGCGTAGATGGATCGGTCTGCACTCCAGCTTTGTAAATTATGATAGTTAG